One window of Halodesulfovibrio sp. genomic DNA carries:
- a CDS encoding VRR-NUC domain-containing protein, which produces MRRAAKTDSNHAQIRDALRAVGASVHDMSSAGAGFPDLAVGFKKKTFLLEVKTKTGRLTKPQVKWHDEWRGHHAIVRTEEEALKEIGAIR; this is translated from the coding sequence ATGAGAAGAGCAGCAAAAACAGATAGTAATCATGCACAGATACGCGACGCTCTACGTGCTGTAGGAGCAAGCGTTCATGACATGTCCAGTGCTGGTGCTGGATTTCCAGACCTTGCGGTGGGATTCAAAAAAAAGACGTTTCTGCTGGAAGTAAAAACAAAGACCGGCAGACTCACCAAGCCACAAGTAAAATGGCACGATGAGTGGCGCGGACACCACGCAATTGTCCGTACCGAAGAAGAAGCACTAAAAGAAATCGGAGCCATCCGGTGA
- a CDS encoding transglycosylase SLT domain-containing protein → MHRWLPHLDWRWYKAQLYQESMLNPKAVSPVGAKGLAQFMPATWKEIATLRGYGYASPHSPKYAIDAGAYYMAKLRRGWSSPRPGLKSRFTAHSIHHYVQHTARYSSSSDT, encoded by the coding sequence ATGCACAGGTGGCTCCCACATCTGGACTGGCGGTGGTACAAGGCGCAGCTCTATCAGGAGTCGATGTTAAATCCTAAAGCTGTTTCTCCAGTAGGCGCGAAAGGCTTAGCGCAATTCATGCCCGCAACATGGAAAGAAATAGCCACACTGCGCGGCTACGGATACGCAAGCCCCCATTCGCCCAAGTACGCCATCGATGCCGGAGCCTACTACATGGCAAAGCTAAGGCGTGGATGGTCATCACCCCGCCCTGGCTTAAAAAGCCGCTTCACCGCGCACAGTATTCACCATTATGTTCAACACACCGCCAGATACAGCAGTTCCTCGGACACATGA